A section of the Vigna radiata var. radiata cultivar VC1973A unplaced genomic scaffold, Vradiata_ver6 scaffold_178, whole genome shotgun sequence genome encodes:
- the LOC106780375 gene encoding UDP-glycosyltransferase 91A1: MAKDKEKVLHIVMLPWLAFGHMIPNLELAKLIAGKGHHVSFVSTPRNIERLPKVSQNLATLIDFVKLPLPKVPNLPENAEATTDVPYDVVQYLKKAYDTLEEPFTHFLESSKADWLFYDFAPFWAASVASKLGIRKAFYSIYTPPFLGFLGPSSVLMGHYNSYRQKPEDFILAPPWVPFPTTVAFRYFEIMRIVDSISSQNNSGVSDTYRIGVGIQNCDIIFIRGCTEFESEWFHLLESIYQKPVLPVGQLPSTMPVGSEDNDAWRCIKGWLDKQARGRIVYVAFGSEAKPTQDEVKEIALGLEKSKLPFLWLLRVQRGPCDPDVLQLPEGFEERNKGRGVVCTSWAPQLKILEHVAVGGFLTHSGWTSVVEAVQNEKPLVLLTFLADQGINARVLEEKKMGYPVPRDERDGSFSSDSVADSLKLVVVEEEGKIYRERIKEMKDLFVNGERQDRYIDNLIHNLKCFSEC, encoded by the coding sequence ATGGCCAAAGATAAGGAAAAGGTTCTCCACATAGTAATGCTTCCATGGCTAGCCTTTGGGCACATGATCCCGAACCTTGAGCTAGCCAAGCTCATTGCTGGAAAGGGTCACCATGTGAGCTTCGTATCCACTCCACGAAACATAGAGCGTCTCCCCAAAGTCTCACAAAACTTGGCCACACTCATCGACTTCGTCAAGCTTCCGCTGCCCAAAGTCCCAAACCTTCCAGAAAATGCAGAGGCCACCACCGACGTCCCCTACGACGTCGTTCAATACCTGAAGAAAGCCTACGATACTTTGGAAGAACCCTTCACCCATTTTCTCGAATCTTCCAAAGCTGATTGGCTCTTCTACGACTTCGCTCCCTTCTGGGCAGCTTCTGTAGCTTCCAAACTTGGCATAAGGAAGGCCTTTTACAGCATTTACACTCCACCCTTTCTGGGCTTCTTGGGACCCTCTTCCGTTCTCATGGGTCACTACAATTCATACCGCCAAAAACCTGAAGACTTCATCCTTGCTCCTCCGTGGGTCCCTTTCCCGACCACCGTCGCCTTCCGTTACTTCGAGATCATGCGAATCGTGGACAGCATCtcttcccaaaacaattccggCGTTTCCGACACGTACCGGATCGGTGTCGGTATTCAGAACTGCGATATCATTTTCATTCGAGGCTGCACTGAGTTCGAATCGGAGTGGTTTCATCTGCTGGAGAGCATTTACCAGAAACCAGTTCTCCCGGTGGGGCAGCTGCCCAGCACGATGCCTGTTGGCAGTGAGGACAACGACGCGTGGAGGTGTATAAAGGGCTGGTTGGACAAGCAGGCGCGTGGGAGAATTGTGTACGTGGCTTTCGGGAGCGAAGCGAAACCGACGCAAGATGAAGTGAAGGAGATAGCTTTAGGTTTGGAGAAATCGAAGCTTCCGTTTTTGTGGTTGCTGAGGGTTCAGCGTGGTCCATGTGACCCAGATGTGCTGCAGTTGCCGGAAGGATTTGAGGAACGTAATAAGGGACGTGGAGTTGTGTGCACCAGTTGGGCACCGCAGTTGAAAATATTGGAACACGTGGCTGTTGGTGGGTTCTTGACTCACTCCGGTTGGACATCTGTGGTGGAGGCTGTTCAGAACGAGAAACCGTTGGTTCTGTTAACGTTCTTGGCAGACCAAGGGATAAATGCGAGGGTGTTGGAGGAGAAGAAGATGGGATATCCTGTGCCCAGAGATGAACGAGATGGATCATTCTCGAGTGACTCAGTTGCTGACTCGTTGAAACTGGTTGTGGTTGAAGAAGAGGGAAAGATCTAcagagaaagaataaaagagatgAAGGATTTGTTTGTCAATGGAGAGCGACAGGATCGGTATATCGATAATCTCATACACAACCTTAAATGCTTCTCTGAATGTTAA
- the LOC106780373 gene encoding uncharacterized protein LOC106780373 has protein sequence MVKKVNGQWRMCVDFTDLNKACPKYSYPLPNIDRLVDGAFGHTVLSFLDAFSRYNQIPMYAPDREKTAFITKQANYCYEVMPFGLKNAGVTYQRLMDKVFHNQIGRWMEVYVDDMVIRSHTHQQHLKDLEEVFQQLRHYNMRLNPSKCTFGVSVGKFLGFMLTYRGIEANPDKCRAILEMMSPTKLKDVQCLVGRLTTLSRFIPRLSNHIKPILKNMKKDVPRHWDNDCEEAFSKVKRILTSPPIMARPTEGFELQLYLAASNHSVSVALIQESPDFKMIYFTSRTLQGAEERYSQVEKVVLALLTAARRLRPYFQSHQIVVRTNHPITKILRKPDLAGRIVAWAIELSEFGLRYEPQGSVKGQHLVDFAAEVYRPGEPNMWHLNVDGSLERKGGGADIVLEGPDDLLVEQAVNFNIQLSNNQAEYEALISGLLLAKELEVDHLECRMDSQLVFGQLNGTFQVKDDHLLRYYHKVSDLIKSFTNFSVTHIPRAQNSRADLLSKLTHSCEKSQRSSVIKTTLHKPLLEAYTTKVAAPRTDWRQDIIQLMVQQEQGRRVRITDSKCIARYMFVGDDLYRRGYTTPLLKCLSDEEAKYVMQELHHGVCGLHSAKRMLRAKILRAGFYWPSMEQDCAAFVQKFGADGNQLTEEQSHVSEESPFQAVQLPDDVGVIHIGDGEQSHELTTTPSTSPPSYAFPLALEDAADMSRYFKPGGLSSSSTIEGDLLMNHPFLDPVVEDISLLDQIWRMKSFLSTSFLDPFMEDTSLQAEAANKAIISELKKRLGHAKGLWVEELPEVLWAYRCTPHGSTGETPFNLTYGTDAMLLVEVGEPTIRREMQDMNLNEDQLRVNLDTLPERRELAMRRNAAQKRLLVRRYNTKVKPRSFTAGDLVWRKRGEARKEKAYDKLSDNWEGPFRIIEDLKNGAYRLENLDGKAIPNTRNTTHLKFYYS, from the exons ATGGTAAAAAAGGTAAATGGCCAATGGAGAATGTGTGTGGACTTCACTGATCTCAATAAAGCATGCCCTAAGTATTCTTATCCTCTCCCCAATATTGATCGGTTGGTAGACGGAGCTTTCGGACACACTGTTCTAAGTTTTTTAGACGCCTTCTCGAGGTATAATCAAATCCCGATGTACGCCCCGGATCGAGAAAAGACGGCCTTTATTACAAAGCAGGCCAATTACTGCTATGAGGTCATGCCGTTCGGTCTCAAGAATGCAGGCGTTACTTACCAACGCCTAATGGATAAAGTCTTCCATAATCAGATAGGCCGTTGGATGGAAGTATATGTAGATGATATGGTAATCCGAAGTCACACGCATCAACAACATCTGAAAGATTTAGAAGAAGTCTTTCAACAACTCAGACACTACAACATGCGTCTAAACCCCAGCAAATGCACTTTCGGGGTGTCTGTCGGAAAATTCTTGGGTTTCATGTTGACCTATCGAGGCATAGAAGCAAATCCAGACAAATGCCGGGCGATATTGGAGATGATGAGTCCCACTAAGTTAAAGGATGTCCAATGCTTAGTCGGACGTCTCACAACCCTATCGCGATTCATACCGAGACTTTCTAATCATATCAAACCTATCCTGAAGAACATGAAAAAGGATGTACCTCGACATTGGGATAACGATTGCGAAGAAGCCTTCTCTAAGGTAAAAAGAATCCTGACCAGTCCACCTATCATGGCTCGTCCAACTGAGGGGTTCGAGTTACAACTCTACTTGGCTGCATCCAACCATTCGGTAAGTGTAGCTCTCATCCAGGAAAGTCCAGACTTTAAGATGATATACTTCACCAGCCGAACCCTGCAAGGAGCAGAAGAAAGATATTCTCAGGTGGAAAAGGTGGTGCTAGCCTTGCTGACAGCAGCACGTCGGCTCCGGCCGTATTTTCAGAGTCATCAGATAGTCGTCCGGACAAACCATCCGATCACTAAGATTCTCAGGAAACCTGACTTGGCGGGAAGGATTGTAGCCTGGGCGATCGAGCTATCTGAATTCGGTCTACGATATGAACCGCAGGGTTCCGTTAAAGGCCAACACCTGGTTGATTTTGCAGCTGAAGTCTACCGTCCGGGGGAACCAAACATGTGGCATCTAAATGTAGATGGATCTTTAGAGAGAAAAGGAGGAGGAGCTGACATTGTACTCGAAGGACCGGACGACTTACTTGTCGAACAAGCGGTCAACTTTAACATCCAACTTAGCAATAACCAGGCAGAGTATGAAGCTCTCATTAGCGGATTACTACTGGCCAAAGAGTTAGAAGTTGATCATCTGGAATGCAGAATGGATTCTCAACTAGTTTTTGGACAACTCAATGGAACTTTCCAGGTCAAGGACGATCACCTGCTACGTTATTATCACAAGGTCAGTGATTTGATCAAATCATTTACCAATTTTTCCGTTACCCACATACCCAGAGCACAAAATTCCCGGGCGGATCTGTTGTCGAAGTTAACCCACTCCTGCGAGAAGTCGCAACGCTCTTCGGTGATCAAAACCACACTACATAAGCCGTTGTTGGAAGCATATACCACTAAAGTGGCTGCACCACGAACTGATTGGCGGCAGGACATAATTCAACTGATGGTCCAGCAAGAACAGGGCCGACGGGTTAGAATCACTGATTCTAAATGTATTGCCCGTTACATGTTCGTAGGTGATGATTTATATCGGCGAGGTTATACTACCCCGTTGCTGAAATGTCTGTCCGACGAAGAAGCCAAGTATGTCATGCAAGAATTACATCATGGCGTTTGTGGTTTACATTCAGCAAAAAGGATGTTGAGGGCCAAGATTCTACGAGCCGGTTTTTACTGGCCCTCTATGGAGCAAGATTGTGCGGCATTCGTACAGAAGT TTGGGGCAGATGGCAatcaactcactgaggaacaatctcatgtttcagaggaatcccCATTTCAGGCTGTTCAACTTCCAGACGATGTTGGTGTCATCCATATAGGAGacggggagcagagtcatgagcttactactacgccatctacttccccaccgTCCTATGCCTtccctcttgcacttgaggatgca gcagatatgagcagaTATTTTAAGCCAGGTGGACTCTCTTCGTCTTCCACGATTGAAGGTGATTTACTGATGAATCATCCCTTCCTTGACCCAGTTGTGGAAGACATTTCTCTTCTCGATCAGATTTGGCGAATGAAGTCCTTCCTCAGCACTTCATTTCTTGATCCATTTATGGAAGACACTTCTCtgcaa GCTGAGGCAGCCAACAAAGCCATTATTTCCGAGTTAAAGAAGAGACTTGGGCATGCTAAAGGGTTATGGGTCGAAGAGTTGCCTGAAGTGCTTTGGGCGTACAGATGCACACCGCACGGTTCAACGGGTGAAACTCCCTTTAACCTCACTTACGGCACAGACGCCATGCTTCTGGTCGAAGTTGGCGAACCGACTATACGACGAGAGATGCAAGACATGAACCTCAATGAAGACCAGCTGAGGGTTAACCTGGACACTCTACCCGAACGGCGTGAGTTGGCCATGAGACGAAACGCAGCTCAGAAACGACTACTCGTGCGGCGATACAACACGAAGGTTAAACCGCGTAGCTTTACTGCAGGAGACCTTGTTTGGCGAAAGAGAGGAGAAGCTCGCAAAGAAAAAGCGTACGACAAGCTATCAGACAACTGGGAAGGACCCTTCCGCATCATAGAAGATTTGAAGAATGGTGCATACCGGTTGGAGAATTTGGACGGAAAGGCCATTCCTAACACAAGGAACACCACACATTTAAAGTTCTACTATAGTTAG
- the LOC106780374 gene encoding uncharacterized protein LOC106780374, which produces MHRYNHATRRIKSASLEFIISSLPNCLKAGFVSESVYAELPSTLEELQQKMAKFIKMEDQRIFRKQQHEEHPVNGNKKEGKRRVENAWDQKPPANLNPRYDHYAHLTVPREKVLERALQSNLIFQRRKFPPKNVDTTQVCRFHNSGGHTTESCQTLKDELEKLIRVGHLREFVKEEFARAAHSPRKTRRSLERTKGKGSHSRDRSRSPSRHRSRSRPGERDLTVKGRIDTISGGFAGGGASSSAQKRHLRSLHSVHSVVRNPVSMPDITFTDRDFHAPDPNQDDPMVITTRIAQYDVGKVLVDQGSSVNILYWTTFRRMEIAEDVIAPFNEQIVGFAGERVDTGGISTYEPAWGRTMMVRNFEFNSC; this is translated from the coding sequence ATGCATCGATACAATCACGCTACTCGGAGGATAAAAAGTGCCAGTCTTGAATTCATCATTAGTAGTCTGCCCAATTGCCTAAAAGCGGGATTCGTCTCAGAAAGCGTATACGCCGAGTTACCCAGTACATTGGAGGAGTTGCAGCAAAAAATGGCTAAATTTATCAAGATGGAAGACCAGAGAATCTTTCGGAAACAACAACACGAGGAGCACCCGGTGAATGGTAACAAGAAGGAGGGGAAGCGTCGGGTTGAGAATGCCTGGGATCAGAAACCCCCAGCGAATCTAAACCCTAGGTATGATCACTATGCGCACCTCACTGTCCCTAGAGAAAAGGTGTTGGAAAGGGCTTTGCAGTCCAACCTGatctttcaaagaagaaaatttccacCTAAGAACGTGGACACGACGCAGGTATGCCGATTCCATAATTCAGGGGGACATACCACTGAAAGCTGCCAAACTCTCAAAGATGAATTGGAGAAGCTGATCCGTGTCGGACACCTCCGGGAATTCGTGAAAGAGGAATTTGCCCGTGCAGCACACTCCCCCAGAAAGACACGAAGAAGCCTGGAACGTACAAAGGGGAAGGGTAGCCACTCACGCGACCGTTCTCGTAGTCCTTCAAGACACAGATCCCGTAGTCGGCCTGGAGAGCGAGATCTCACAGTAAAAGGCAGGATCGATACTATTTCGGGCGGCTTTGCTGGAGGAGGTGCTTCATCCTCAGCTCAAAAGAGACATTTGAGAAGTCTGCACAGTGTTCACTCGGTGGTACGCAATCCAGTGTCAATGCCTGATATAACCTTCACGGACAGGGATTTCCATGCACCAGATCCTAACCAAGACGATCCTATGGTCATCACAACTCGCATTGCACAATACGATGTGGGCAAGGTCCTTGTAGACCAAGGCAGTTCGGTCAATATTCTATACTGGACAACATTTCGAAGAATGGAAATTGCAGAAGACGTAATTGCTCCGTTTAACGAGCAAATTGTTGGCTTCGCCGGAGAAAGAGTAGACACCGGGGGTATCTCGACTTACGAACCCGCCTGGGGTCGGACGATGATGGTAAGGAACTTCGAGTTCAATTCTTGCTAG